A genomic window from Salvia hispanica cultivar TCC Black 2014 chromosome 5, UniMelb_Shisp_WGS_1.0, whole genome shotgun sequence includes:
- the LOC125187913 gene encoding stemmadenine O-acetyltransferase-like, which translates to MALEVVMVIISDEMIKPSSPTPIHLRNLKLSVLDQISPPIYVPLIFFYNHHQLELKKLQISSGVDEKVMLKVKICFFECGGISVAISLSHKIADGTSLVAFVNAWAAATRGETLEFKPSFDFASVFPPRDLSVLESTQTVGCTQEKIVTKRFGFDKEELTKFKMINSSGSQVKNIPTRVEAVSSYIWRRFIDAAKAKEKGSTKTTSFAAAHAVNLRPRKSPPFLQHMFGNCWRPAIALSGPEASEAELVGKLRGAITRMDGDFIGQIENELCLNVLSRSVELFIKGGLEKCLFSSWCRFPVYEVDFGWGKPVWVCTTTLPFKNLVILMSTPCGEGIEAWVNILEEDMKMFEQGQELNI; encoded by the coding sequence ATGGCGTTAGAGGTGGTGATGGTGATAATCTCAGATGAGATGATTAAGCCTTCATCTCCAACTCCAATCCATCTCAGAAATCTCAAACTCTCCGTCTTAGACCAAATCTCACCTCCCATATATGTTCCCCTCATTTTCTTCTACAACCATCATCAACTAGAGCTCAAGAAACTCCAAATATCATCAGGGGTAGATGAGAAGGTGATGCTGAAAGTGAAGATTTGTTTCTTCGAGTGCGGAGGGATTTCCGTCGCTATATCTCTCTCGCACAAAATTGCCGACGGAACATCTCTCGTTGCGTTTGTCAATGCATGGGCCGCTGCAACCCGCGGCGAAACTCTAGAGTTCAAGCCGTCCTTCGATTTCGCTTCCGTTTTCCCACCCCGAGACCTCTCCGTGTTGGAATCCACCCAGACAGTCGGCTGTACGCAGGAGAAAATCGTGACGAAAAGATTTGGTTTCGACAAGGAAGAGCTGACGAAGTTTAAGATGATCAACAGTAGTGGATCGCAAGTCAAGAATATTCCAACTAGAGTGGAAGCTGTTTCTTCCTACATCTGGCGACGCTTTATAGACGCTGCAAAAGCGAAAGAAAAAGGCAGCAccaaaacgacgtcgtttgcTGCTGCTCACGCGGTGAACCTGAGGCCGAGAAAGAGTCCACCGTTTCTGCAGCACATGTTCGGAAACTGCTGGAGGCCCGCGATCGCACTGTCTGGACCGGAGGCGAGTGAGGCCGAGCTGGTGGGGAAATTGAGGGGTGCCATAACAAGAATGGATGGGGATTTTATTGGACAGATTGAGAATGAACTCTGTTTGAATGTTCTGAGTAGATCAGTTGAATTGTTCATCAAGGGTGGGTTGGAAAAATGCCTTTTCAGCAGTTGGTGTAGGTTTCCGGTGTACGAGGTGGATTTCGGGTGGGGGAAACCAGTGTGGGTTTGCACGACGACGCTGCCGTTCAAGAATTTAGTGATTTTGATGAGCACACCATGTGGTGAAGGAATTGAAGCGTGGGTTAATATTTTGGAGGAAGATATGAAAATGTTTGAACAAGGCCAGGAACTCAACATCTAA